A genomic segment from Chloroflexota bacterium encodes:
- a CDS encoding alpha/beta hydrolase, with protein sequence MNYLLRFLASIVTLSGLLLPIRFTGMGPRLFIWIPRVLATSLSPLMALVGAIVSLAALRQRQLVTAAGSLVGTGLAARYIIRVVAPHDGFSEAFGPNWPTRVPPELRSRLAARRWPLILPPSSDSFQHDVVFAINDETGRALKADIWQPPAGVPRTGLAVIFVHGGAWRIGEKDLGTRPMFRRLVRQGHTIMDIEYTMAPDVLVPAMVVDVNRAILWLKINAADFKVDPERIVLMGESAGGHLALMAAYTPGDPAFQPPEIDGDTSVRAVVSFYAPIDMLLRHEDIEQGMAMLDSDPWTKAIQWPVEMVLKLTSLVPWGMKVQEAPNYIAAVLGNTPDQDPQLFRRLSPNYRVSEDSPPTLLLQGSADAFDMAPDARDLHQKLQAAGVPSVLAEFPGADHAFILMMPTISPAAQAAFQDLEHFLALMV encoded by the coding sequence ATGAATTATCTCCTTCGCTTTCTGGCCTCCATTGTGACACTCTCCGGACTCCTTCTTCCGATCCGCTTCACGGGCATGGGACCCCGTCTCTTCATCTGGATTCCCAGAGTGCTGGCCACATCATTGTCACCTCTGATGGCCCTGGTTGGCGCCATCGTCTCTCTGGCAGCCCTTCGGCAGAGACAGCTGGTCACCGCCGCCGGCAGCCTCGTCGGTACAGGCCTGGCAGCCCGTTACATAATCCGAGTAGTGGCACCCCATGATGGCTTTTCAGAGGCTTTCGGACCCAATTGGCCAACTCGCGTGCCACCGGAGTTGCGCAGCAGACTGGCTGCCCGACGCTGGCCGCTGATCCTTCCTCCCTCCAGCGACTCCTTTCAGCATGACGTGGTCTTCGCCATCAACGACGAAACCGGCCGGGCACTGAAGGCGGACATCTGGCAGCCGCCCGCGGGCGTGCCGCGGACCGGGTTGGCTGTGATCTTTGTCCACGGCGGCGCGTGGCGTATCGGCGAAAAAGACCTGGGGACCCGCCCCATGTTCCGCCGGTTGGTCCGGCAGGGACACACTATCATGGACATCGAGTACACCATGGCGCCCGACGTGCTGGTGCCAGCCATGGTGGTCGACGTCAACCGAGCCATCCTCTGGTTGAAAATAAACGCGGCTGACTTCAAGGTCGATCCGGAACGAATCGTGCTGATGGGCGAGTCGGCCGGAGGACATCTGGCGCTGATGGCAGCCTACACCCCCGGCGACCCCGCATTCCAGCCCCCTGAAATCGATGGCGACACTTCGGTGCGCGCGGTGGTTTCCTTCTACGCTCCGATCGATATGCTGCTCCGCCACGAGGATATCGAACAGGGCATGGCGATGCTGGACAGCGATCCTTGGACGAAGGCGATTCAGTGGCCCGTCGAAATGGTGCTCAAACTGACGAGCCTGGTGCCCTGGGGAATGAAGGTTCAGGAGGCCCCCAATTACATCGCGGCGGTCTTGGGAAATACGCCGGACCAGGATCCACAGCTCTTTCGCCGGCTTTCGCCCAACTACCGGGTCAGCGAAGATTCTCCACCCACACTGTTGTTGCAGGGTAGCGCAGATGCCTTTGACATGGCGCCCGACGCCAGAGATCTTCACCAGAAGCTGCAAGCCGCAGGCGTACCCTCGGTGTTGGCGGAATTCCCCGGCGCCGACCACGCTTTTATACTGATGATGCCGACGATTTCCCCCGCGGCCCAGGCGGCCTTTCAGGACCTGGAACACTTCCTGGCGTTGATGGTTTGA
- the malQ gene encoding 4-alpha-glucanotransferase — MTFTRSAGVLLHPTSFPGRYGIGDLGEHAYRFVDYLQEAGQSLWQVLPLGPTGYGDSPYQCFSAFAGNPLLIDLEQLIGDGLLSWDSINQDLPPFPEDKVDFGWVIAWKMPLLKQSYQAFSEQASMELLVDFEVFCAENGDWLDDFALFMALKDVHDGAPWGSWEMDIRMRQPEAIARWQTELAQPVRTHKYLQWQFFRQWLALKAYANQRGIRLIGDIPIFVANDSSDAWAHPDLFYFDEKGQLTVVAGVPPDYFSETGQLWGNPLYRWEVMAERGYAWWTDRFRAMLTMVDIVRVDHFRGFYNYWEIPAEAETAIDGQWVMGPGPAMFEMVEKELGKLLIIAEDLGDFTPEAREGVDHLMETFGFPGMKILQFAFGSDANDLFLPHNYDSPDWVVYPGTHDNDTIMGWYENTSQPRERANALKYLGKQDTSDLAWDFIRLAWASVARMAVSSAQDLLSLGSEDRMNVPSVPSGNWQWRYLTDDLSDDIQQRLRELTAIYGRVPRETGRQETGKQGNK, encoded by the coding sequence ATGACCTTCACCCGTTCCGCAGGCGTCCTGCTCCACCCCACCTCCTTCCCGGGCCGCTATGGCATTGGTGACCTGGGCGAACACGCCTATCGTTTCGTGGACTATTTGCAGGAGGCCGGGCAATCGCTCTGGCAGGTGCTGCCCCTGGGCCCCACCGGCTACGGGGATTCACCCTACCAATGCTTTTCGGCCTTCGCCGGCAACCCGCTGTTGATCGATCTGGAGCAGCTCATCGGCGATGGGCTGCTATCCTGGGATAGCATTAATCAGGACCTGCCTCCCTTTCCAGAGGACAAGGTGGACTTCGGCTGGGTCATCGCATGGAAAATGCCGTTGCTCAAGCAGTCCTACCAGGCCTTCAGCGAGCAAGCAAGCATGGAGCTTCTGGTGGACTTCGAGGTTTTCTGCGCCGAGAATGGCGACTGGCTCGACGATTTCGCCCTGTTCATGGCCTTGAAGGACGTCCACGATGGCGCACCCTGGGGCAGCTGGGAGATGGACATACGCATGCGCCAGCCGGAGGCGATAGCGCGCTGGCAGACTGAGCTTGCGCAGCCTGTCCGGACTCACAAGTACCTGCAATGGCAGTTCTTCCGCCAGTGGCTGGCTTTGAAGGCCTACGCCAACCAGCGCGGCATCCGACTTATCGGCGACATCCCCATATTCGTGGCCAACGACAGTTCCGATGCCTGGGCTCATCCCGATCTCTTCTACTTCGACGAAAAAGGCCAGCTGACCGTCGTAGCCGGTGTGCCGCCCGACTATTTCAGTGAAACAGGCCAGCTATGGGGCAATCCTCTTTACCGGTGGGAGGTGATGGCGGAGCGAGGTTACGCCTGGTGGACCGATCGCTTCCGGGCAATGCTGACCATGGTGGACATTGTCCGGGTCGACCACTTCCGCGGCTTCTACAACTATTGGGAAATCCCGGCGGAGGCTGAGACCGCCATCGACGGCCAGTGGGTGATGGGCCCGGGACCAGCCATGTTCGAGATGGTGGAAAAAGAACTGGGCAAACTGCTGATCATCGCCGAGGACCTGGGAGACTTTACCCCCGAAGCCCGAGAGGGGGTCGATCACCTGATGGAGACCTTCGGTTTCCCGGGCATGAAGATCCTGCAGTTCGCATTTGGCAGCGATGCCAACGACCTCTTCCTGCCCCACAACTATGACTCGCCAGACTGGGTCGTCTACCCTGGCACCCACGATAACGACACGATCATGGGCTGGTACGAAAACACCTCCCAGCCCCGTGAACGCGCCAACGCGTTGAAGTACCTCGGAAAGCAGGACACCAGCGATCTGGCCTGGGATTTCATTCGCCTGGCGTGGGCCTCGGTAGCCAGGATGGCCGTCTCCTCAGCTCAGGACCTGCTGAGTCTGGGCAGCGAGGATCGCATGAACGTGCCCAGCGTGCCCAGCGGCAACTGGCAGTGGCGCTATCTGACAGACGACCTGTCGGACGATATCCAGCAACGGCTGCGGGAACTGACGGCAATCTATGGCCGGGTGCCGCGGGAAACAGGTAGACAGGAAACAGGGAAACAAGGAAACAAGTAG